The genomic stretch AATGTACTTAACGTTAACATGCAATATAATGGttagagaaaattttacagttcAAACTCGGGACATAAAATTTGACAGTCGAATACATGACACAAAAGGCTAATGAATAATCCACTGACAATGATTGCTGGGAGAAGACCGAATACCGTCTAAAAATAAACGCGTTCGCAGCTCTCTCACTTAAACACTGGAGTCACTAAAAACCTTCGAGCATATACTACTGCAGGGAGCTACCCACTCCATCGACCTCGTGTGACGTCTAAATTCCGGACAAATTAAGAGAGACTCAAAATTAAATCGCGAAAGTGAACTGGGGCGTATTactgtacatattatacatatatacatacaattgTGGGGTCCGATTTACCTGGGATAAAAgctaataaattaatataattgaacaTAGATATAATTAGTGGTTTTGGTTTGCCAATATCGATCAAAGAttaaagtgtgaaaaaaatacggaCAAAGAACCGTAATGAAAATATAGTTTAAATGTTACATGAGGTAAATAGAAGAAAGAACTCGATTGGAAATAACAGTTGGAATGGGCAGCTTATCGTGCTtgctgaaatgaattttaagggGTGAACTACCCCGCTGAAATGCTATTTTTGACAATCCCCATGCATAATAGGGCCTAAGCTACAGATTGCAGTGAAACTGAAGTTCTAGGGGTTTCTGACATAGCTCTTTCTTTTCAAGTCTGaagtcgaaattcaaaattcaagatagcGAATCCAACATGGCCGACCTCGATaacgaaaaattgatcgattttCACTAAAAATAAGTGGAAGCTGTTTTCGAAATCGCTGATCATGGATCTGACGACgaaaattatacctatactaCAGAACTACTCATTGTGAGTCTATCTGAGCTTGCGTGATCGATTCTACTGTCTAACGTATTTCCAACGGTAATAATACCATGTGGCCGTTAACGTCACACCGCCGCTGAGTCACCGATTGAAGTTAAGAGATCGGCCCTGCTGCTCTCTCTCTTATTACGGCTTCAACTCGGTCCACAGACTGCGCAGTCTATCTCTATACGTCTATGGTCTATGATACAGAGCTTTCGACGTTTGTGTTTCCCATTCCTTGTCGATTTACTACGTTCCGTATTAAAGTCCGAACGGTCCGAACCGTCAATTGTCCAAACCATTTCGCTTTAATTCCGTGATCCGGCCTAACATGAGTTGTGGATTTGTTACCTGTGGCCCGAACGAAGCTCTTGTTGTTTCAGGTAAATATAAACGATACGAAACGTTCGCCAAAAACCTATTTACGCGTCTTCAATAATTGCTTTGGCATTCCGGTGACATAATTATGTAACACTTGTTATGCTGGAGGGACGAGCGAAATTAGCCCAGCtttgtatatctatatatgcaCATGTCATACCACTTAACTCAATGGACATCGGAGATATAGATACTATACATATCTATGGGTATTCATCTAACGTCTAAAACccaattaattcattcaaagtcagagttgttttaatttttcatatccaTAGTCTATTCTGTACCATGATAATGCCTAAATTAGCAGACTAATATCGAAACACCGATATTACGTCCGTGTGGATAGTTGATATTATTTGCTTGGGTTTTTTTCTGTTAAAGTATGGATACACCTGAAGGGTGGTTATAATTTGATATGGTCTGGAATTCGATGAGAACGTTAGCAGGgtattaattgaataataacgTTTGACGCATGTAGTTTGTTTAAGAATATTCAATAGTTTATtgtttgtaattgaaaattaataaaatatcagGAGTGTGTCTTGAGAGACGTTTTGTTAAGAAGTCAGAGGCGTAGTTGACGAAAGTAGGAATCTGAGTGAAGTTAGAGACAAAGCATATGTGTGCACGAGAGGTGTAATAATCTAGAGTAGAGGACAAAATAGAGACTATAGCGTTAATGCAAGAAATGTGGGCGAGATACCAAGTAGGAGCAATAGATGGTAAAAACTTGTCATTTCGTACACTTTAATTTGACACATGACTTCTGTGTATGTCGATAGTGCCTGGTAACTTCAACATCATGTTTAAGCATTGTTGTTCATTGAATATTGCGGCGTTGAAGCTATATGGAAAATCACCTCATTCAGTTATCTTTTGTACTCTTTTTCACTATTGTTCACTGTACCTTAGCAGCCAAATCAGAGTAAATCAGAGTAAATCAAGTATGCACAACCATTATCTTCACTGTAACTTGTCGGAGATGTTACATAATAATGTAAGAGATGCAAGACTGACAAACCTTTGTTTGGATTTCTTTTTAGTTGCAATTTGTGTTCTCATTAGTTGTCAATATTAATACCAcaacaattaattattgtgACCGATAGTGAAAATTATAGAATCAAATTTAACACCAAATGATAccaaaatatcaaaataattcGTTTGGTAACATTTACAGCTGTACTTGTTTTACATTGTTTCTggattgtttaattttaagGATGCTGCTATGGCAAACCGCTGTTAGTACCTGGTGGAAGGGTGTTTGTTTGGCCTGTTGTACAGCAAGTTCAGAAGTaagtacttttttttgtgGAAATACAGTTCTTATGCTTTAATGCTTATAAGTTTTGCATTCTGAGTCTTAGGCAGTTTTGCTGTATTTAAATGAAGCATGGTATACAAAATTGACATGAATCAGATatcgaaactttgaaaaaactaATACATATGCAAGAATTTTCCTAAGTATTTTGAAGTGCTAAActaatatgaaataaattttcgatgtACTTAAATATAATGTTTAAAATGATGACCTATGAATTGATTGTGAATGTAGCAAATGagcaaatattttaatttttacatcaCTTAACTTTGTGTTCTGGCGAAGAGGAATTTGTTCACGGGAAAAGTTGGAATGGTGGATACTCTGTTGCAAAAAGAATATCTCTCAAGTTGCTCTTATGTACTAGtcttatgaaaaatattttttccacagGATATCTTTGAATACGATGACTCTTCAGGTTGAGAGTCCTACTGTTTATACATGTCAGGGAGTACCAATATCTGTAACAGGAATTGCTCAGGTactcattattttttttgctaaagtaataaaattgtcaaaagGAAGGTACGATTTCATGAATTCTTGTACAAGAGGCATATTAAAGGAATCAAATTAGGGCCAGTTGGAAAGTTCTAGGGGAACATTACAAGTTCTGCGTTATATTTTTAAAGAGAGACAGAATATTCCAGCCTCAAGTTAATCAACAAATGACCCtacaattaaaataaataagctGTAAATTTCCtttgaagaataatatttCGAAACTCTCAGACAGTTGTCCATtcagtttgaaattaataacgtaATTGTACCAAATACTACACGATTCATTATCACTGGATGAGTCAGAGATTCCTTCACTGGATGACCTGTGATATTTTTCACCATAGGTCAAGATTCAGGGTCAAAATGAAGAGATGCTATCAACAGCTTGTGAACAATTCCTTGGGAAAAGTGAACATGAAATTCACAATATAGCTTTAGTCACGCTGGAAGGTCACCAGCGAGCAATTATGGGCAGCATGACAGTTGAGGTACACTTTACATCATTCGTTCCGAATACTATTGTATCATATCGATATTTGGGTatctatgaaaaattttctatttgatCTTACTCAGCTGGATTTGTCAAATTTAGTTCATTACACTATTGTCACTATCAGTTCTTCATGTGTTCAATTAAGAGATATGTATGTGAGTAGATGGCTGAAAACATGCGTGAATTTCAAGCATTTATACCTTCATaactaattattcaattcaattggGGTTTGTTTCATTCATAAATATGTAGATTAAgctttatttatatattttatttgtcaGTGTCAGTTGATAGAAAGCATTGTTATTAATACTAATGTCAACCATTTTGCTTGGTGATATGTTTTTCAGTGGCGACGATATCTCAATTAGTTCAATCTTTGAGACTGTTATGGATAGTTCATCCTCTTTACtgtgaacaaattttttttttataatgaaatgactgccatttgaaattgaattttgattctCCCGCAAAATTTAATGAGAGACTGTAGctaccataaaaaaaatgttacctAGCGAAATGGttgatattattatcaataacaATACTTCCTATGAATTaattctaattaaaaaaaaattctggttGAAGTTCGATCTACATACTTTCGATTAAACAAAACCCTAATCCAATTTAAGAATTAGTTGTTGAGATATAAGTTCCAAAAATTTACCCAATTTTTCAGTTGTCAACTCTCCTAAATTGCAGtgttttttgtaaaatttattttgctaCTAACAATCCGGAAGTCTTTAGCAGGAATTGGCGTTTTTCAGATctaataacttttgaaaatgttttacaaaAAAACCTCTAGCCTTACTATTAATCTATCATTATCGCCAATATTTACGGATCCATAAATAACAGTAACCAATCTTTACTTCAAGGAAATTTACAAAGATCGCAAGAAGTTCAGCAAAGCAGTCTTTGAAGTTGCGAGCAGTGATCTTGTGAACATGGGTATTACTGTCGTGTCTTACACCCTAAAAGATATTCGTGATGAAGAGGTATATCATTTGAAATATCACTTGGTTATTATAGTCTGTTTACTTATTGATATGGATAGTCAATTCATGTAGtcatgtaattaatcaatgtGTGAACTGCATACAACTCTTATATACATGTACTATAGATCTACTGATCACTGGTATGTAATTTTGTATTTGCTTTATCACATTTTCTAGCATTACTGattacataatttatttattatgttCCCATTTGATATGCTACTCCAGTAATTACAGTGAAATTGCTACTACTGTACTACCAACTATACTAACCTGAATTCACTTGAAGCCTGGGAACAATCATTTCCTTCGAATCTATAGCAGAAAACTACTTCTGGCCCAGAAAAGTTGTCTGTAATTTTATCACAAAACAACTATGTGTATACAGTATGTTCTTAATGCATAGCTTTGATACATCTTGAAATTCACCATAAACTAATGTAATGACAAAGTACTTTAACTTCAACAGATCGTTTGGAGCAGGGctgtttaaaatttctgaGCATCAGGATCAGTAATTATTCCATAATAAATTAAGGGAAgacttcggtgaaattttaaaaatcgttattggaagtcgtataaaaaaatcctttTACCAATTTTTAGATTATGGTAGTACAGGCCTTGAAACGAAGTTTCAACCTCTTGCGATAAGATGGCAGAATCTTCTCTAAAAGTTTCCTTGCGCATACGGTTTCATTGCAGGAAGTTAAAACTTtgttttcaatgattttttatatgactttttttttaagcttgTAAGAATTAAAAATCCATATTGTCCAAAATTTTATGGAAGTAACTCTTTAACAAGTCGTTATACAATGCAAAATCCACTTTAGcaaatcaaattattatattaccgAACAAAAAATGTCTACTCACAGAGGAACACCTTCGACCCATAGATTCTAATTCCGTtgatatttgtttaatttgaTAAAGGTCTGAGTTATCGGAAAGCGGATAATAGCTTTAAACCCAATAAACATTTTACTTTTCTCCTCTCAATATGTTAGGATAATCCTAGATTTTTTAAGCAATTTCTATACATTtctatataattttcattgtgaTGGATCATAAAATACTTATATTCATAAGCGTATTTTCAAATCAGGGTAAAAAAGTATCTTACATAGCTATTCAGCACTTACACAAATGCCAGAATACAGTCATAAAAATCTTTGCATTTATAGTTGATGATGTTACCTTGTTAGTATCAACCAACTTTCGACCATGAATGATTCGACTGATTAAACTccattgaaaattcaacttgCCACTGATACTAATAATGAGTTATGATAATGAAACTTCATAAGTTATACGAGAAAGTAAATTCATGCTATCTTCATACCTTATTGGAACTCTTCAATAAAACTTGATTAATTAAAAGTCCAGTTACATATGAGCCAATCAGCCGTGACTTTTAGGATACAGCCATTGTTAATATCTCCAACTTTATGAGGTTATTTGATACTTGTGCTTGAAAAAAACGTAGCTCTTTGATCTCGACAGTCTTGCaaacgtataataatgcaTATGCGCCATGTAATTTTTGTGTACTCAAATATTATTCGATAGAATTCAATGTTTactaattattaatatattatatgcacTTTGAGAATTCGATCTGACGCTTGAATGACAACTATCGATGTATTCAGTATATATAGGCATATAGCATCGAAACTCAAAACTTCAATCCctatgaatatttattcgatttttgtTCTGCTACTTACAGGGGGCAAAGGTatgttcgaatttttttttttttttgaccttaggtaaaaatttcggttGCTATGCACCagtcaattattttctcttatttttcttaatgaTATCTTCTTCAGTCATTTATTGGATAAGCACTTACGTAAATCGTATGTTTTCAAATGCTATGTAGCGAAAATCTAATGTCTATAATTTTATCGCAGTTACTGTTCCTTCctattgttgaaattttggGTGTATTTATGAGATAACATTGGCTATTTCCTATGTTAGCTGGTGAACATTGCACGAAAACATGTATGAGtgctggaattttttcatttgaattggCTTTTTAATAAGTTAACGCTTTTCCAAAAGGTACATTGTTGTTTTGTCCATTGCACATCGAAACTTTCTCTCACCTAAATATTACGCATCTATTTATAGGGATACCTGAAAGCCCTTGGTATGGCACGTACAGCAGAAGTCAAGAGGGATGCTAGAATCGGCGAAGCCGAGGCTCGCAAAGATTCACAGATACGAGAAGCTATTGCAGAAGAACAGCGTATGGCATCTAGGTTCTTGAACGATACAGAAATTGCAAAAGCTCAACGTGACTTTGAACTAAAGAAAGCTGCTTACGATGCCGAAGTACAAACCAAGGTAGTTTGAAAACAATTGCTGTTTATTTTAGGTATGATTTGCATGGCAATGTAATTTGATCTAgaaatcttttttgtttttaattctgATTTTTCCTTCTAATATCTCAGTTTATAACATGACTGAAATGGAAGGAATTATATTTAAGACATTATAGACACGACTTGAAAACTGAGATTTCCGAAATCGTCAAATGATTTGAGACCATTTTTACATATCTCATATTGTAAAATTACTGTATTCGTTTATCCAATTCTGTTTGTTAAATCCTGGatcaaaaattatagaaaGCTGAAGCAGAAATGGCTTACGAACTGCAAGCAGCTAAAACAAAGCAAAGGATCATGGAGGAGCAAATGCAAGTAAAGGTGGTCGAACGAACTCAAGAAATATCTGTTCAAGAGCAAGAAATGACTCGTCGTGAACGAGAATTGGATGCCACAGTCCGTCGTCCAGCTGATGCCGAAAAATACAGGTAAATATATAAAGAATTTTTCGCAACAACCtttaattcaaaattgaatcaaatatTATTGTACCCGTCAATGCTCGTGTATCAGATTGGAAAAAATGGCTGAAGCAAATCGCCTGCGACAAGTAATGGAAGCTGAGGCTGAAGCTGAAGCTATAAGAATTAGGGGAGAAGCTGAAGCTTTTGCTATTGAAGCTAAGGCTAAAGCTGAGGCTGAACAAATGGCCAAAAAAGCAGAAGCGTGGAACGAATACAAGAATGCAGCAATGATAGACATGATGTTGGACACTTTACCAAAGGTACTTCTGACGCTATTGCTATCAGGATTCAAACTTCACTCTgcttaattttaattttgtttttaaaaagtCACTACTATTCGAAAGAAgggatgataatttttcaatctagTTGATAGACTAAAAAACGTTAAGTACGTGTAAGATACTGCGGAAGTACACGAAAATTGTTCCATTGTAGGTTGCAGCTGAAGTAGCCGCACCCTTATCTCAGGCAAAGAAGATAACCATGGTTTCCAGCGGAAACGGTACTGTGGGAGcagaaaaattaacttcaGAAGTACTAAACATTGTTGCCAGGGTACCCGAACTTGTCAAATCAATGACCGGAGTGGACATAGCCAAGGTAATAGCTCCAGTTATGATTGGTTTTTGATGTAACTTAAGATTCCAGTTACCGAATGTAAGTTCCGAATATACGTCGATCCTTGatgtaaattgatttttgatccTTCTGAGACGTTATTCCCGTAATCATTCTATAAATATAACTAAAGCCAATCTGGCATTTAAGTACGCAGTCAAGTGTGAATTGTTTCAGTGAGATTAGGGACCAAAAACCTCTACTTGTATTCGAAACTACACTATATGTACGTAATCAAAATCTCTTGACTAAACGTAcatgaataataaatcatGTATTTTCGCGTTTCAGTCCGTACACGCCGCATGAACAAGAGAAGAATCCTTTAGATATGAATCCTTTACTTCTTACAATACCCAAAACACTTCAGCTCAACCCGATAACATGTTTGGGCACTGGAGTAAATCGCAGACGAATTATATTTCACCATAACGGTAGAAAATATTTAGTGACAAGTGAAGGGTCAAGCTTACCAAAATTTACTCGAGAATATACTGTGAGATCTAGACCAAAAAAATGCGGGCATGCTTGAGTTGACTCAATCgaattttataaactttttgaataaaactcaTTGAATTCCCTAGGAACAAAATTCGAAGGAGTATTCGACCTAGTTGGCAAATTTGTTTGATTGCACAGGTTGATGAAGTTTATTATTGTTTGGTCTGAAACTTACGTACATTCAGCGCTTATATACACTacacataggtatattatttacattattgtaacatacatacataaaaaGATATATACTCTTATATAAAACTTATACAAATAATCGATACACCTACCTAGAGTgggtaaaaaaagaagaaagtttATAGCAAGTAACGCATTGGATGGATCTGCTTATATGTTATATTAAGTACATTGAATTACACAGAAAACATTCAAATTACaggattttttaaatgttttttcgataaaaacgAAGTGTAAACTgcatttacaatatttgaccGAGTCCGTAGTAACAAGAGACTTGAAACTTGCACGTTATTTTACCTGCCACGTACGTACATGTtcatatatttgaaatttttatgcacATAGTAACCCTTGTTACCGTTTGTTCGTATGgtacaaatattacaaaaaaccTGCTGTATTATTGCAGTAGTCACTAATA from Neodiprion virginianus isolate iyNeoVirg1 chromosome 3, iyNeoVirg1.1, whole genome shotgun sequence encodes the following:
- the LOC124301187 gene encoding flotillin-1 isoform X1, giving the protein MSCGFVTCGPNEALVVSGCCYGKPLLVPGGRVFVWPVVQQVQKISLNTMTLQVESPTVYTCQGVPISVTGIAQVKIQGQNEEMLSTACEQFLGKSEHEIHNIALVTLEGHQRAIMGSMTVEEIYKDRKKFSKAVFEVASSDLVNMGITVVSYTLKDIRDEEGAKGYLKALGMARTAEVKRDARIGEAEARKDSQIREAIAEEQRMASRFLNDTEIAKAQRDFELKKAAYDAEVQTKKAEAEMAYELQAAKTKQRIMEEQMQVKVVERTQEISVQEQEMTRRERELDATVRRPADAEKYRLEKMAEANRLRQVMEAEAEAEAIRIRGEAEAFAIEAKAKAEAEQMAKKAEAWNEYKNAAMIDMMLDTLPKVAAEVAAPLSQAKKITMVSSGNGTVGAEKLTSEVLNIVARVPELVKSMTGVDIAKSVHAA
- the LOC124301187 gene encoding flotillin-1 isoform X2, whose product is MSCGFVTCGPNEALVVSGCCYGKPLLVPGGRVFVWPVVQQVQKISLNTMTLQVESPTVYTCQGVPISVTGIAQVKIQGQNEEMLSTACEQFLGKSEHEIHNIALVTLEGHQRAIMGSMTVEEIYKDRKKFSKAVFEVASSDLVNMGITVVSYTLKDIRDEEGYLKALGMARTAEVKRDARIGEAEARKDSQIREAIAEEQRMASRFLNDTEIAKAQRDFELKKAAYDAEVQTKKAEAEMAYELQAAKTKQRIMEEQMQVKVVERTQEISVQEQEMTRRERELDATVRRPADAEKYRLEKMAEANRLRQVMEAEAEAEAIRIRGEAEAFAIEAKAKAEAEQMAKKAEAWNEYKNAAMIDMMLDTLPKVAAEVAAPLSQAKKITMVSSGNGTVGAEKLTSEVLNIVARVPELVKSMTGVDIAKSVHAA